A single genomic interval of Helianthus annuus cultivar XRQ/B chromosome 13, HanXRQr2.0-SUNRISE, whole genome shotgun sequence harbors:
- the LOC110901158 gene encoding NAC domain-containing protein 1 has protein sequence MNHETSHNTASDERQKRKAADTLIGDDDGVNHSQPQLLYASQTINIQQQQQPSASNGEPSIACCQCVNCKCGWHEAMTTKATTTEGVDLDSLPIGYRFVPTDEELIIDYLEKKIKNEYLPKTKISDADIYEYHPKDLLEEYPQAIEYGWFFFTPRSRKYPNGYRPDRQTGSGYWKATGPDRIIKANDKTIGRRKSLVYHEGRPPHGIKTKWKMHEYVTEGYVRTRLNSNDNKLDDYVLCKIYINGRVVAANNLDENATTNVRVENEQALVPQHACVVSNQVKNDVMVQNYQTMGSLYDQMPSYLRSHYSSTRFNHEYSLQRSYVAPTPQQPPTPRGQVHAVMYQSGSTSNPVPPQVAPPFQEGGACDTGRLLRESIERTYALNGNDDFFGGNYGFEFDNEHIDVDEWKKHI, from the exons AGCGACAAAAACGCAAAGCCGCTGATACTCTAATCGGTGATGACGACGGTGTTAACCACTCTCAACCACAGCTCTTGTATGCATCACAAACAATAAacatacaacaacaacaacaaccatctGCTTCAAACGGTGAACCTTCCATTGCTTGTTGTCAATGTGTTAATTGTAAATGTGGATGGCATGAGGCCATGACGACGAAGGCGACCACAACCGAGGGGGTTGATCTTGATTCTCTTCCTATTGGGTACCGGTTTGTCCCTACTGATGAAGAACTTATTATAGATTATCTTGAGAAGAAGATCAAGAATGAGTATCTTCCGAAGACCAAGATTAGTGATGCTGATATATATGAATATCACCCAAAGGATTTACTAG AGGAGTACCCGCAAGCCATAGAATATGGATGGTTCTTTTTCACGCCAAGAAGCAGGAAGTATCCAAATGGTTACCGGCCAGACCGACAAACTGGTTCCGGTTATTGGAAAGCCACAGGTCCTGATAGAATTATCAAAGCGAATGACAAAACAATCGGTCGAAGGAAGTCGTTGGTTTATCATGAAGGGCGTCCACCACACGGGATTAAAACAAAGTGGAAGATGCATGAATATGTGACCGAAGGTTATGTAAGAACCCGATTAAACTCGAATGACAATAAG CTTGATGATTATGTTCTTTGTAAGATCTATATCAATGGTCGTGTAGTAGCCGCTAATAATCTGGATGAAAATGCCACAACTAACGTTCGGGTGGAAAACGAGCAAGCTTTGGTTCCTCAACATGCGTGTGTGGTCTCTAATCAAGTCAAAAACGACGTGATGGTACAAAATTATCAAACTATGGGATCTCTCTATGACCAAATGCCATCTTACTTGAGGTCTCACTATTCTTCAACAAGATTTAACCATGAATACTCATTGCAGCGTTCATATGTTGCACCGACACCTCAGCAGCCTCCTACTCCTCGTGGGCAGGTGCATGCGGTGATGTATCAATCTGGGTCGACTAGCAACCCAGTGCCACCACAGGTCGCACCGCCTTTTCAAGAAGGCGGTGCTTGTGACACTGGTCGCCTTTTAAGAGAAAGCATTGAGCGCACGTATGCGCTCAATGGAAACGATGATTTTTTTGGCGGTAATTATGGGTTCGAGTTTGATAATGAACACATAGATGTTGATGAATGGAAGAAACATATATGA
- the LOC110898415 gene encoding trichohyalin: MFFPSSKVTKTPKYNLCKPSSLTKKMSTTTTRRRSCRRVKWHTTPPPPSPKIINLPRRHTTRRRKPRTTVSITPPATVAVAEVVRSKGKLGSLFGVERSAPSIVVLNAERRERVEAEEVVVEEGGGGGLEEERWKFQAEILRAECNFLRMERKLALKKLEKNRVRIERTLQSALQNLANGRKKLCEGKNMEVVLEEEMRELAEKLEELQSSYNGRKDRELLKCKNFDKKALRLQRRLEKLGGLTDDEFGEVNEDGVTLTFKSQTKSNDVDMLERKMEGLSKGMLDRMEKEYGSIINSSVASSASTSKRIDFPDHLSFSNRFSNQVKEPLVSQETNNRCSGRCKTLVRKIVEQVRAETEQWSQMQDMLGKLREEMEELQTSKDFWETQALASNQEIKTLTSNVEEWREKAIAYETKANELQTEVSLVKGELEKLKKDQAKEVASTSKKTVVSLSKQIERETKNGSSCRMNKQEKVEQSKKDSHPLSLGKQLAREKRILISRLKENRPNGNEISSEGRRKGVRSPFKDIGNSSSSAGSIRQSSNAIFPLHCPEPARVED, from the exons ATGTTCTTTCCTTCTTCCAAGGTTACAAAAACACCCAAATATAATCTTTGTAAACCGAGTTCACTAACCAAAAAAatgtcaacaacaacaacaagaagaagGAGTTGTAGGAGAGTGAAATGGCacacaacaccaccaccacccagcCCCAAAATCATCAACCTACCCAGAAGACATACTACTCGCCGGAGAAAACCCAGAACCACCGTGAGTATAACACCACCGGCGACGGTGGCGGTGGCGGAGGTGGTACGGAGTAAAGGGAAGTTGGGGAGTTTGTTTGGGGTGGAGAGAAGTGCTCCGAGTATTGTGGTGTTGAATGCGGAGAGGAGAGAGAGGGTGGAggcggaggaggtggtggtggaggaaggtggtggtggtgggttggagGAGGAGCGGTGGAAGTTTCAGGCGGAGATATTGCGGGCGGAGTGTAATTTTTTGAGAATGGAGAGGAAGTTGGCGTTGAAAAAGTTGGAGAAGAATAGAGTCAGGATTGAGAGGACTCTTCAATCTGCTTTGCAAAATCTTGCTAAT GGGAGAAAGAAGCTTTGTGAAGGGAAGAACATGGAGGTGGTGTTGGAGGAAGAAATGAGAGAATTAGCAGAGAAATTGGAGGAGTTGCAAAGTAGCTATAACGGTAGGAAAGATCGCGAGCTTCTAAAATGTAAGAATTTCGATAAAAAAGCGTTGCGTTTACAAAGAAGATTAGAGAAGCTTGGAGGTTTAACAGATGATGAGTTTGGTGAAGTCAATGAAGATGGTGttactttgactttcaaaagtcaaacTAAGTCAAATGAT GTGGACATGCTGGAAAGAAAAATGGAGGGGTTATCGAAGGGTATGCTAGATCGGATGGAGAAGGAGTATGGATCGATCATAAACAGTTCGGTTGCTAGTTCGGCTTCTACATCAAAACGGATCGATTTTCCTGACCATTTGTCTTTTTCTAACAGATTCTCAAACCAAGTAAAG GAACCGTTGGTCTCACAAGAAACGAACAACAGATGCTCGGGTCGGTGCAAGACGTTGGTGAGAAAAATAGTGGAGCAAGTGAGAGCGGAAACCGAACAATGGTCACAAATGCAAGATATGCTTGGAAAACTGAGAGAAGAAATGGAAGAGCTTCAAACTTCAAAGGACTTTTGGGAGACTCAAGCTCTTGCTTCCAAtcaagaaatcaaaaccctcacgtcTAAT GTTGAAGAATGGAGAGAGAAGGCAATCGCGTATGAAACAAAGGCAAATGAACTTCAAACCGAGGTTAGTTTGGTTAAAGGTGAGCTTGAAAAGTTAAAGAAGGATCAAGCAAAGGAAGTCGCGTCAACGTCCAAAAAGACGGTTGTTTCTTTAAGTAAACAAATCGAGCGGGAGACAAAGAACGGGTCGAGTTGTAGAATGAACAAGCAAGAAAAGGTGGAGCAAAGTAAGAAAGACTCGCACCCGTTGTCACTCGGGAAACAACTTGCAAGGGAGAAAAGGATATTGATTTCGAGATTGAAGGAAAACCGACCGAACGGTAATGAAATATCGAGTGAGGGGAGACGAAAAGGGGTGAGATCTCCATTCAAAGATATTGGGAATTCATCATCTTCAGCAGGTTCGATAAGGCAGAGTAGTAATGCAATTTTCCCATTGCATTGCCCTGAACCTGCAAGAGTGGAGGATTAG
- the LOC118485800 gene encoding uncharacterized protein LOC118485800, producing MGKSEYFQNVENVSDDILRLPATSLVCIRCHTECTSITTKFKVQVRVQDESGSVSFVMFDRDVQKLLGLAASDIRERHVKANDTGFLHEIFRLVDKKAAFKIDVSEFNLKNDYRVYTVQKTTKDPVIIAELVGGDGNGDENTDEVTQEVADVKDVNLSDSSQVSAERSSRDVVSVTADSSVVEVEKDSGSSPNGKRMAQDADVANVGELSTNVRRTRKNLTKNLGSLSILLHQQSFSLADFASAVFVLTDLSVHQQSLFASCAEVVSFK from the exons ATGGGTAAAAGTGAATACTTTCAGAATGTTGAGAATGTTTCAGATGATATTCTTCGATTGCCTGCGACTTCTTTGGTTTGTATCAGATGCCATACTGAATGTACATCGATCACCACAAA GTTCAAGGTGCAAGTGCGGGTTCAGGATGAGAGTGGTAGTGTTTCTTTTGTTATGTTTGATAGAGATGTTCAGAAGCTTCTTGGATTAGCGGCGAGTGACATAAGAGAGAGGCATGTTAAGGCCAATGATACTGGATTCCTTCATGAGATATTTCGATTGGTTGATAAGAAGGCTGCTTTTAAGATTGATGTTTCAGAGTTCAATCTTAAAAATGACTATCGTGTTTATACTGTGCAAAAAACAACTAAGGATCCAGTAATAATTGCTGAGTTGGTTGGTGGAGATGGTAATGGTGATGAAAATACTGATGAG GTTACTCAAGAGGTAGCTGACGTTAAAGACGTTAACCTTTCAGACTCTTCTCAGGTGTCTGCTGAACGAAGTTCAAGG GATGTTGTCTCTGTTACGGCCGACTCTTCAgtcgttgaagttgaaaaggattCTGGATCAAGTCCCAATGGAAAGCGGATGGCTCAAGATGCTGATGTTGCCAACGTTGGTGAGCTATCCACTAATGTGAGAAGAACCCGGAAGAATCTGACTAAG AACTTAGGTTCATTATCCATTTTGCTTCATCAGCAGAGCTTCTCTTTAGCAGACTTTGCTTCAGCAGTCTTTGTGTTAACAGACCTTTCGGTTCATCAGCAGAGTTTGTTTGCCTCATGTGCTGAGGTTGTTTCGTTTAAGTGA